The following proteins are encoded in a genomic region of Thermus sp. LT1-2-5:
- a CDS encoding TAXI family TRAP transporter solute-binding subunit — protein MRTVLLLVALLGMAAAQKPRVVIATGGVGGVYFYYGTTLAEIWNKAGVAEAQAIQTAASIDNLLLLETRTGGGTYYCGTVLPDSAYLAYTGQHERFRERPAKSARILFAMYPNYLHLVTREGAGIRVVQDLKGKRVSTGAPGSGTEVEALLVLQAAGLSPKDFAKQERLGAQESANALAEGNIDAFFWSGGLPTGAITELSAALARKGQRIYLVPMDPKSTVVQTFTRRFPGLASAGVIPKSVYGTRADTPTLTFWNLFLCPESLPAEAAYALTKATFENLPALRQAVAAAKDTSPENAVRFVGGTIPYHEGALRYFREIGVLK, from the coding sequence ATGAGAACTGTCCTGCTCCTGGTAGCCCTTTTGGGGATGGCCGCGGCCCAGAAACCCCGGGTGGTCATCGCCACCGGTGGGGTGGGCGGGGTGTACTTCTACTACGGCACCACCCTGGCGGAGATCTGGAACAAGGCGGGGGTGGCCGAGGCCCAAGCTATTCAGACCGCAGCCTCCATAGACAACCTCCTCCTCCTGGAAACCCGCACCGGCGGGGGCACCTACTACTGCGGCACCGTCCTCCCCGACTCCGCCTACCTGGCCTACACCGGCCAGCACGAGCGCTTCCGGGAGCGCCCCGCCAAAAGCGCCCGCATCCTCTTCGCCATGTACCCCAACTACCTCCACCTCGTCACCCGGGAAGGAGCCGGCATCCGGGTGGTGCAGGACCTGAAGGGAAAGCGGGTGTCCACCGGGGCTCCGGGCTCGGGCACCGAGGTGGAGGCGCTTTTGGTCCTGCAGGCGGCGGGGCTTAGCCCCAAGGACTTCGCCAAACAGGAGCGCCTGGGGGCGCAGGAAAGCGCCAACGCCCTGGCGGAGGGTAACATCGACGCCTTCTTCTGGTCGGGGGGCCTGCCCACGGGGGCCATCACGGAGCTTTCCGCCGCCTTAGCCCGCAAGGGACAGAGGATTTATCTGGTGCCCATGGACCCTAAGAGCACCGTGGTCCAAACCTTTACCCGCCGCTTTCCTGGCCTGGCGAGCGCTGGGGTGATCCCCAAGAGCGTCTACGGCACCCGGGCCGACACCCCCACCCTCACCTTCTGGAACCTCTTCCTCTGCCCAGAAAGCCTCCCCGCCGAGGCGGCCTACGCCCTCACCAAGGCCACCTTCGAAAACCTCCCCGCCCTGCGCCAAGCGGTGGCCGCCGCCAAGGACACCTCCCCGGAAAACGCCGTACGCTTCGTGGGCGGCACCATCCCCTACCACGAGGGGGCCCTGCGCTACTTCCGCGAGATCGGGGTCCTGAAGTAG
- a CDS encoding trypsin-like peptidase domain-containing protein produces MNLGRSFVGFLALALMAGAVLWWGISNSQAPSAQAPKAPAAEAGLLEYERNTVEIVERYGDGVVYVAVVTQSQRVQLPPGFEFFAPFLQVPPQEGTGSGFVIDKEGYILTNYHVVEGASRITVKFHNDPKEYQARLVGAAPPLDVALLKVDAPKDRLVPLVLGDSDRIRVGQKAIAMGNPFGLEFTVTQGIISAIRENPGAIGDDTGLVPQVIQTDAAINPGNSGGPLLNSRGEVIGINTAIFTPTGQFGAAQFAGVGFALPINLVKQYLPELKAGKTLTAEEIIRNRPRLGVSLIPLSLYPERLRQQYGLPATGLMVQEVERNSPAARAGLRAPSRFAYIQLPTGEALQVGVDGDVLLKADGVPLTSIAQLRQVLYGKKPGEAVVLEVLRQGRTLTLRVVPQVMR; encoded by the coding sequence ATGAACCTTGGTCGTTCCTTCGTGGGTTTCTTGGCCTTGGCCCTCATGGCGGGGGCCGTGCTTTGGTGGGGGATTTCTAACAGTCAGGCTCCCAGCGCCCAGGCCCCCAAGGCCCCGGCTGCCGAGGCTGGCCTTTTGGAGTACGAGCGGAACACCGTGGAGATCGTGGAGCGCTACGGGGACGGGGTGGTCTACGTGGCCGTGGTGACCCAGTCGCAACGGGTCCAGCTTCCCCCGGGCTTTGAGTTCTTCGCCCCCTTCCTCCAGGTGCCGCCCCAAGAGGGGACGGGCTCGGGCTTCGTCATCGACAAAGAGGGATACATCCTCACCAACTACCACGTGGTGGAGGGGGCGAGCCGCATCACGGTGAAGTTCCACAACGACCCCAAGGAGTACCAGGCCCGGCTTGTGGGGGCGGCCCCGCCCCTGGACGTGGCTCTGCTTAAGGTAGATGCCCCCAAGGATAGGCTCGTGCCCTTGGTCTTGGGGGACTCGGACCGGATTCGGGTGGGGCAGAAGGCCATCGCCATGGGCAACCCCTTTGGGCTGGAGTTCACCGTGACTCAGGGGATCATCTCCGCCATCCGGGAAAACCCGGGGGCCATCGGGGACGATACGGGCTTGGTGCCTCAGGTGATCCAGACGGACGCCGCTATCAACCCGGGGAACTCCGGGGGGCCTCTCTTGAACTCCCGGGGCGAGGTCATCGGCATCAACACCGCCATCTTCACCCCCACGGGCCAGTTCGGCGCCGCCCAGTTCGCCGGGGTGGGGTTTGCCCTGCCCATCAACCTGGTGAAGCAGTACCTGCCCGAGCTTAAGGCGGGGAAGACCCTGACCGCCGAGGAGATTATCCGCAACCGTCCCCGGCTTGGGGTTTCCCTCATTCCCCTTTCCCTCTACCCGGAAAGGCTGAGGCAGCAGTACGGCTTGCCCGCCACCGGGCTCATGGTGCAGGAGGTGGAGCGGAATAGCCCTGCGGCGAGGGCAGGCCTTAGGGCCCCAAGCCGCTTCGCCTACATCCAGCTTCCCACCGGGGAGGCCTTGCAGGTGGGGGTGGACGGGGACGTGCTCCTAAAGGCCGACGGGGTGCCCCTCACCTCCATCGCCCAGCTCCGCCAGGTGCTCTACGGGAAGAAGCCAGGGGAGGCGGTGGTCCTCGAGGTCCTCCGCCAGGGGAGGACCCTCACCCTAAGGGTGGTGCCCCAGGTGATGCGCTAG
- the purU gene encoding formyltetrahydrofolate deformylase, translating to MEARLLVTCPDRPGIVAAVSGFLYAHGANITELQQHSTDPEGGTFFLRLAFTTPHLDLSRPALERAFQEVVAERFGMRWRMAYASERKRAAILVSKPAHALLELLWRYRVGELPMDLRLVISNHPDHREEVERFGIPYYHVPVEAGGKEAAEERILSLLEGEGVELVILARYMQILSPRFVERYPMGIINIHHSFLPAFAGANPYRQAYERGVKLIGATAHYVTEELDAGPIIEQDVVRVSHRHSVAEMRRLGQELERTVLARAVRWHLEDRIVVHSNKTVVFV from the coding sequence ATGGAGGCCAGGCTTCTCGTCACCTGCCCCGACCGGCCCGGCATCGTAGCGGCGGTTTCGGGCTTCCTCTACGCCCACGGGGCCAACATCACGGAGTTGCAGCAACACTCCACCGACCCCGAGGGGGGCACCTTCTTCCTGCGCCTCGCCTTCACCACCCCCCACCTGGACCTCTCCCGGCCTGCCCTGGAGCGGGCCTTCCAGGAGGTGGTGGCGGAGCGCTTTGGCATGCGCTGGCGCATGGCCTACGCCTCGGAGCGGAAGAGGGCGGCCATTCTGGTTTCCAAGCCCGCCCACGCCCTTTTGGAGCTCCTTTGGCGCTACCGGGTGGGGGAACTTCCCATGGACCTGCGGTTGGTGATCTCCAACCACCCCGACCACCGGGAGGAGGTGGAGCGTTTTGGCATTCCCTACTACCACGTGCCCGTGGAAGCGGGGGGAAAGGAGGCGGCGGAGGAGAGGATCCTTTCCCTTTTGGAAGGGGAAGGGGTAGAGCTCGTGATCCTGGCCCGCTACATGCAGATCCTATCGCCCCGCTTTGTGGAGCGCTACCCCATGGGGATCATCAACATTCACCACTCCTTCCTGCCCGCCTTCGCCGGGGCTAACCCTTACCGCCAGGCCTATGAGCGGGGCGTGAAGCTCATCGGGGCCACAGCCCATTACGTCACGGAGGAACTGGACGCTGGGCCCATCATCGAGCAGGACGTGGTGCGGGTTTCCCATCGCCACTCCGTGGCGGAGATGCGGCGGCTTGGCCAGGAACTGGAGCGCACGGTTCTGGCCCGGGCGGTGCGCTGGCACCTGGAGGATCGGATCGTCGTCCACAGCAATAAGACTGTGGTCTTTGTTTAA
- the rraA gene encoding ribonuclease E activity regulator RraA, with protein sequence MEANTPDLSDLHPEGETLPMVFKSFGGRARFHGRVRTVRVLEDNALVRKVLEEEGKGQVLFVDGGGSLRTALVGGNLARLAWERGWAGVVVYGAVRDVEELKEVPIGLLALAATPRKSAKEGKGEVDVPLRVLEALVLPGSYLLADENGMLLLPEPPGGGQSGG encoded by the coding sequence ATGGAGGCGAACACCCCAGACCTCTCGGACCTGCACCCGGAGGGCGAAACCCTCCCCATGGTCTTCAAAAGCTTCGGCGGCCGGGCCCGGTTCCACGGACGGGTACGGACCGTGAGGGTCCTCGAGGACAACGCCCTGGTGCGGAAGGTCCTGGAGGAGGAGGGCAAGGGCCAGGTGCTCTTCGTGGATGGGGGAGGCTCCTTACGCACCGCCCTCGTGGGCGGCAACCTGGCCCGGCTCGCCTGGGAGCGGGGATGGGCCGGGGTGGTGGTCTATGGGGCGGTGCGGGACGTGGAGGAGCTCAAAGAGGTGCCCATCGGCCTTCTGGCCCTCGCCGCCACCCCCAGGAAAAGCGCCAAAGAGGGAAAGGGAGAGGTGGACGTGCCCCTTAGGGTTCTCGAGGCCCTGGTGCTTCCGGGAAGCTATCTTCTTGCCGACGAGAACGGGATGCTTCTCCTACCCGAGCCCCCTGGCGGCGGCCAAAGCGGCGGATGA
- the mutL gene encoding DNA mismatch repair endonuclease MutL produces MIRPLPPELKGLLAQGEVLLSVKDAVRELLENALDAGARRVRVELFRGGLERLVVEDDGEGIPFEELPLAVEPFSTSKLQDPRAIRTLGFRGQALYALRQAATLRLRSRPRHQLGGGLLLARGEEVAVRPVPAPPGTRVEVVGLFGGEARDPAREAREVQALLKRYLLHHPQLVLALFVEGEARLLFPGAGLKEAARLAFGRVMAERLFPLEKQAGEMALWGLLSGPQASRTREDALFLAVNGRPVAFPPGLLKAVRRAYKELLPEGHFPLGVLNLTLPPSFYRLRLDARKEEVALDPEGEAFVEEAIREALAGRNLARLLPEPKPLAPLAPPTPSGLPRLRYLGQFRDSYLLAEGGDTLYVVDQHAAHERILYEEFLRRLAEEGLAPLPYPVLVELTPEEVLLLPGEAEGLFAFEPFGPQRVRLLRAPSFLHPYPLLLPEVFREALRGEGRSLKNLLARLACLPAIKAGHPLGRVQGQALLDALLACETPWVCPHGRPLILALKEEELIRRFGRRQGARVGEASRSRRQEDSFPEAPGPREP; encoded by the coding sequence GTGATCCGTCCCCTTCCGCCCGAGCTTAAGGGCCTCCTGGCCCAGGGCGAGGTGCTCCTCTCCGTGAAGGACGCGGTGCGGGAGCTTTTGGAAAACGCCCTGGACGCGGGGGCCAGGCGGGTTAGGGTGGAGCTATTCCGGGGGGGCTTGGAAAGGCTCGTGGTGGAAGACGATGGGGAAGGCATCCCTTTTGAAGAGCTTCCCCTGGCCGTGGAGCCCTTTTCCACCAGCAAGCTCCAGGACCCAAGGGCCATCCGCACCCTGGGCTTCCGGGGCCAGGCTCTCTACGCCCTGAGGCAGGCCGCCACCCTGCGCCTGCGCTCCCGGCCCCGGCACCAGCTTGGGGGAGGGCTTTTGCTAGCCCGGGGGGAGGAGGTGGCGGTGCGGCCTGTCCCTGCGCCCCCCGGTACCCGGGTGGAGGTGGTGGGCCTCTTCGGGGGGGAGGCCCGGGACCCGGCGCGGGAGGCGCGGGAGGTCCAGGCGCTCCTCAAGCGCTACCTCCTCCACCACCCCCAGTTGGTCTTGGCCCTCTTCGTGGAGGGGGAGGCCAGGCTCCTCTTCCCCGGGGCGGGGCTGAAGGAGGCGGCCCGCCTGGCCTTCGGCCGGGTGATGGCGGAGAGGCTTTTCCCCTTGGAGAAGCAAGCGGGGGAGATGGCCCTGTGGGGGCTCCTTTCCGGGCCCCAGGCCTCCCGCACCCGGGAGGACGCCCTATTCCTTGCGGTGAACGGCCGCCCTGTGGCCTTTCCCCCAGGGCTTTTGAAGGCGGTGCGGCGGGCCTATAAGGAGCTTCTTCCCGAGGGGCACTTCCCCCTGGGCGTTTTGAACCTCACCCTGCCGCCCAGCTTCTATCGCCTTCGCTTGGACGCCAGGAAGGAGGAGGTGGCCTTGGACCCAGAGGGGGAGGCCTTCGTGGAGGAGGCCATCCGGGAGGCCTTGGCGGGGAGGAACCTGGCCCGGCTGCTCCCCGAGCCCAAGCCCCTCGCCCCCCTGGCCCCGCCCACGCCCTCCGGGCTTCCCCGGCTCCGCTATTTGGGGCAGTTCCGGGACAGCTACCTTCTGGCGGAGGGAGGAGACACCCTTTACGTGGTGGACCAGCACGCCGCCCACGAGCGCATCCTCTATGAAGAATTCCTACGCCGCTTGGCGGAGGAGGGCCTCGCCCCTTTGCCCTACCCGGTCCTGGTGGAGCTCACCCCGGAGGAGGTCCTCCTCCTACCGGGGGAGGCGGAAGGGCTTTTCGCCTTTGAGCCCTTTGGGCCCCAAAGGGTGCGCCTCCTGCGGGCGCCTTCCTTCCTCCACCCTTACCCCCTCCTCCTCCCGGAGGTTTTCCGGGAGGCCTTGAGGGGGGAAGGCAGGAGCCTCAAGAACCTTCTGGCCCGCCTGGCCTGCCTCCCCGCCATCAAGGCGGGCCACCCCTTGGGCCGGGTTCAGGGCCAGGCCCTTTTGGACGCCCTCCTCGCCTGCGAAACCCCTTGGGTCTGCCCCCACGGGCGGCCCCTGATCCTGGCCTTGAAGGAGGAGGAGCTCATCCGCCGCTTTGGCCGCCGCCAGGGGGCTCGGGTAGGAGAAGCATCCCGTTCTCGTCGGCAAGAAGATAGCTTCCCGGAAGCACCAGGGCCTCGAGAACCCTAA
- the mutS gene encoding DNA mismatch repair protein MutS, translating into MKGMLKGEGPGPLPPLLQQYVELRDRYPDYLLLFQVGDFYECFGEDAERLARALGLVLTHKTSKDFTTPMAGIPIRAFDAYAERLLKMGFRLAVADQVEPAEAAEGLVRREVTQLLTPGTLVQETLLPKEANYLAAIATGDGWGLAFLDVSTGEFKGTLLKAKSALYDELFRHRPAEVLLAPELRENEAFVAEFRKRFPVMLSEAPFDPEGEGPLALRRAQGALLAYARSTQGGALSVRPFRFYDPGAFVRLPEATLRALEVFEPLRGQDTLFAVLDETRTAPGRRLLQSWLRHPLLERGPLEARLDRVERLVAEGALREALRRLLFRLADLERLATRLELGRAGPRDLAALRRSLEILPELKALLGEEALLPDLGALEEELKAALVDEPPLKLSEGGLIREGYDPDLDALKRAHADGVAYFLALEEREKARTGIPTLKVGYNAVFGYYLEVTRPYYERVPKEYRAVQTLKDRQRYTLPEMKEKERELYRLEALIRRREEEVFWAVRERARKEAEALREAARVLAELDVYAALAEVAVRHGYTRPRFGERLSIRGGRHPVVERRTEFVPNDLEMAHELVLVTGPNMAGKSTFLRQTALIALLAQVGSFVPAEEAELPLFDRILTRIGASDDLAGGKSTFMVEMEEVALILKEATQDSLVLLDEVGRGTSSLDGLAIATAVAEALHERRCYALFATHYFELTALSLPRLKNLHVAAKEEEGGLVFYHQVLPGPASKSYGVEVARMAGLPKEVVERAKALLQAMAARREGALEEVLGRLLALDPDRLTPLEALKLLHELKALALGAPLGSMKG; encoded by the coding sequence ATGAAGGGCATGCTCAAGGGCGAAGGCCCTGGCCCACTACCCCCCCTTCTCCAGCAGTACGTGGAGCTCCGGGACCGCTACCCCGACTACCTCCTCCTCTTCCAGGTGGGGGACTTCTACGAGTGCTTTGGCGAGGACGCGGAGCGCCTGGCCCGCGCCTTGGGCCTGGTCCTCACCCATAAGACCAGCAAGGACTTCACCACCCCCATGGCGGGCATCCCCATCCGGGCCTTTGACGCCTACGCCGAGCGCCTCCTCAAGATGGGCTTTCGCTTGGCGGTGGCGGACCAGGTGGAGCCGGCGGAGGCGGCGGAAGGGCTGGTGCGGCGGGAGGTGACCCAACTCCTCACCCCGGGAACCCTGGTGCAGGAAACCCTCCTCCCCAAGGAAGCCAACTACCTGGCGGCCATCGCCACGGGGGACGGGTGGGGCCTGGCCTTTTTGGACGTGTCCACGGGAGAGTTCAAGGGAACCCTTCTGAAGGCAAAAAGCGCCCTCTACGACGAGCTATTCCGCCACCGCCCCGCCGAGGTCCTCCTGGCCCCGGAGCTCCGGGAAAACGAGGCCTTTGTGGCGGAGTTCCGCAAGCGCTTTCCCGTGATGCTCTCCGAGGCTCCCTTTGACCCGGAAGGGGAAGGCCCCTTGGCCCTAAGGCGGGCCCAGGGGGCGCTTCTCGCCTACGCCCGCTCCACCCAGGGCGGGGCCTTGAGCGTGCGGCCTTTCCGCTTTTACGACCCCGGGGCCTTCGTGCGCCTGCCCGAGGCCACCCTGCGGGCCTTGGAGGTCTTTGAGCCCCTGAGGGGCCAGGACACCCTCTTCGCCGTCTTGGACGAGACGCGGACCGCCCCAGGCCGAAGGCTCCTGCAAAGCTGGCTCCGCCACCCCCTTCTGGAGCGGGGCCCTTTAGAGGCCAGGCTGGACCGGGTGGAGCGCCTGGTGGCGGAGGGGGCCCTGCGGGAGGCTTTGCGGCGCCTTCTTTTCCGCCTTGCCGACCTGGAGCGGCTGGCCACCCGGTTGGAGTTGGGCCGGGCCGGGCCTCGAGACCTCGCCGCCTTAAGGCGAAGCCTGGAGATCCTGCCGGAGCTCAAAGCCCTTTTGGGCGAGGAGGCGCTCCTTCCCGACCTGGGGGCTTTGGAGGAGGAGCTGAAGGCGGCCTTGGTGGACGAGCCTCCCTTGAAGCTCTCCGAAGGAGGGCTCATCCGCGAGGGGTATGACCCCGACCTAGACGCCTTGAAGCGGGCCCACGCCGATGGGGTGGCCTACTTCTTGGCGCTGGAGGAGAGGGAAAAGGCGCGCACCGGCATCCCCACCCTGAAGGTGGGCTACAACGCCGTCTTCGGCTACTACCTCGAGGTCACCCGCCCCTACTACGAGCGGGTGCCCAAGGAGTACCGGGCGGTGCAGACGCTAAAGGACCGGCAGCGCTACACCCTGCCGGAGATGAAGGAAAAGGAGCGGGAGCTTTACCGCCTGGAGGCCCTGATCCGTCGCCGGGAGGAGGAGGTCTTTTGGGCGGTGCGGGAACGGGCCAGGAAGGAGGCGGAGGCCCTGCGGGAGGCGGCCAGGGTTCTGGCGGAGCTGGACGTTTACGCCGCCTTGGCCGAGGTGGCGGTGCGCCACGGCTACACCAGGCCCCGCTTCGGGGAGCGGCTTTCCATCCGGGGCGGGCGCCACCCGGTGGTGGAAAGGCGCACGGAGTTCGTGCCCAACGACCTGGAGATGGCCCACGAGCTCGTCTTGGTCACGGGGCCCAACATGGCGGGCAAGAGCACCTTCCTCCGCCAGACCGCCCTCATCGCCCTCCTGGCCCAGGTGGGGAGCTTCGTGCCGGCGGAGGAGGCGGAGCTACCCCTTTTTGACCGCATCCTCACCCGCATCGGGGCCTCGGATGACCTGGCGGGGGGGAAGAGCACCTTCATGGTGGAGATGGAGGAGGTGGCCCTGATCCTCAAGGAGGCCACCCAGGATAGCCTCGTCCTCCTGGACGAGGTGGGGCGGGGCACCAGCAGCCTGGACGGTCTCGCCATCGCCACCGCGGTGGCGGAGGCCCTGCACGAAAGGCGGTGTTACGCCCTCTTTGCCACCCACTATTTCGAGCTCACCGCCCTCTCCCTGCCCCGCCTTAAGAACCTCCACGTGGCGGCCAAGGAGGAGGAGGGAGGGCTCGTCTTCTACCACCAGGTCCTCCCCGGGCCCGCCTCCAAGAGCTATGGGGTGGAGGTGGCCCGGATGGCGGGGCTTCCCAAGGAGGTGGTGGAGCGGGCCAAGGCCCTCCTCCAGGCCATGGCGGCGCGGCGGGAAGGGGCCTTGGAAGAGGTCTTGGGGCGGCTTCTCGCCCTGGACCCCGACCGCCTCACCCCCCTCGAGGCCCTAAAGCTCCTCCACGAGCTTAAGGCCTTGGCCCTGGGGGCCCCCTTGGGTAGCATGAAGGGGTGA
- a CDS encoding sulfite oxidase, whose amino-acid sequence MEKLNRRTTLKLMGLGAAFLAAGGRGFAQQAPSADQLVKGKDAKLLVLSQRPIVLETPFDLLASQPERTPKELLYVRNNVDLPGYNTVEGAGLEGWTLEVGGLVDKPFTVEAKELLALPQHEVTMVLQCSGNGRSLYQPRTSGNPWGRGGVGNVTFRGVRLMDLLAAKGAKPTEKALFITAHASRQGNAAEFVRSVPIQALENALLALAMNGEPLPAVHGGPVRLVFPGYFGVNNVKWVVKVEFAEAENTTAEQMPRYRVPTIPNTHLPFLPQEPGSRYPYSFTNSRPNWLVNVNSFVFAPLEGQTVEGPYVRVEGVAFNDGIVPIVSVEVSTNGGRTWHQAALERTGKSYGWVRWRTTLYLRPGEHEVMARAWDAAGRSQPLDGNLAWNERGYEYNGVMRVRFTVA is encoded by the coding sequence ATGGAAAAGCTTAATCGCCGCACCACCCTTAAGCTCATGGGCCTGGGCGCCGCCTTTCTGGCGGCAGGGGGCCGGGGGTTCGCCCAACAAGCCCCCTCGGCCGACCAACTGGTGAAGGGCAAGGACGCTAAACTCCTTGTCCTCTCCCAACGGCCCATCGTCCTGGAAACCCCCTTTGACCTCCTCGCCAGCCAACCGGAACGCACCCCCAAGGAACTCCTCTACGTGCGCAACAACGTGGACCTTCCCGGCTACAACACCGTGGAAGGGGCGGGCCTCGAGGGCTGGACCCTGGAGGTGGGGGGCCTCGTGGACAAGCCCTTCACCGTAGAGGCCAAGGAGCTCCTCGCCCTCCCCCAGCACGAGGTAACCATGGTCCTCCAGTGTTCGGGCAACGGGCGCTCCCTCTACCAACCTCGCACCTCGGGCAACCCCTGGGGCCGGGGCGGGGTGGGGAACGTCACCTTCCGGGGCGTGCGGCTTATGGACCTCTTGGCCGCCAAGGGAGCCAAGCCCACGGAAAAGGCCCTTTTCATCACCGCTCATGCCAGCCGCCAGGGCAACGCTGCGGAGTTCGTGCGCTCCGTGCCCATCCAGGCCCTGGAGAATGCCCTTCTTGCCCTCGCCATGAACGGGGAACCCCTTCCCGCCGTCCACGGGGGGCCGGTGCGCCTGGTCTTCCCCGGCTACTTCGGGGTGAACAACGTGAAGTGGGTGGTGAAGGTGGAGTTCGCCGAGGCGGAGAACACCACCGCCGAACAGATGCCCCGCTACCGGGTGCCCACCATCCCCAACACCCACCTCCCCTTCCTGCCCCAAGAACCAGGAAGCCGCTACCCCTATAGCTTCACCAACTCCCGCCCCAACTGGCTGGTGAACGTGAATAGCTTTGTCTTCGCTCCCCTCGAGGGCCAAACCGTGGAGGGCCCCTACGTGCGGGTGGAAGGGGTGGCCTTCAACGACGGCATCGTGCCCATCGTGAGCGTGGAGGTTTCCACCAACGGCGGCCGTACCTGGCACCAAGCCGCCCTGGAGCGCACGGGAAAGAGCTACGGCTGGGTGCGCTGGCGGACCACCCTCTACCTCCGCCCGGGGGAGCACGAGGTCATGGCCCGGGCCTGGGACGCCGCTGGCCGGAGCCAACCCCTGGACGGGAACCTGGCTTGGAACGAGCGGGGCTACGAGTACAACGGGGTGATGCGGGTCAGGTTCACCGTGGCCTAA
- a CDS encoding c-type cytochrome — MRKSWLLPSLAIGLGLLGYLALGQPTLPEGPGKELVLAKCQTCHDIGLVARERLSRERWDAVLDEMALQGLKLTPEERSAILDYLATYLGTTPPPPPPAAPEAKKTGAQVYTNCQGCHGLQGEGNPPLFPPLKGHVAKLLGSEGGRSYLLLVVLYGLQGEIQVEGQVYNQVMPGFAWLSDEDLALVLNHLLSFGAPAGILPYTPEEVKAARATPLTPEAVHALRQRLKLP, encoded by the coding sequence ATGCGTAAATCTTGGCTACTCCCTTCTCTAGCGATCGGCCTGGGCCTCCTGGGGTACCTGGCCCTAGGCCAGCCCACCTTGCCCGAGGGGCCGGGCAAGGAGCTGGTTCTGGCCAAATGCCAGACCTGCCACGACATTGGCCTGGTGGCCCGGGAGCGCCTTTCCCGGGAACGGTGGGACGCCGTCTTGGACGAGATGGCCCTCCAGGGCCTAAAGCTCACCCCAGAGGAGCGCTCGGCCATCCTGGACTACCTGGCCACCTACCTGGGCACCACCCCTCCGCCCCCACCGCCAGCGGCCCCGGAGGCAAAGAAGACGGGCGCCCAAGTCTACACCAACTGCCAGGGGTGCCACGGGCTGCAAGGGGAGGGCAACCCGCCCTTGTTCCCGCCCCTCAAGGGCCACGTGGCCAAGCTTCTTGGGAGCGAAGGGGGGCGAAGCTACCTTCTCCTCGTGGTCCTCTACGGCCTCCAGGGGGAGATCCAGGTGGAGGGGCAGGTTTACAACCAGGTGATGCCCGGCTTCGCTTGGCTCTCCGATGAGGACCTGGCCCTGGTCCTCAACCACCTCCTCTCCTTCGGGGCCCCCGCGGGCATCCTCCCTTACACCCCGGAGGAGGTGAAGGCCGCCCGCGCCACGCCCCTCACCCCCGAGGCGGTCCACGCTCTCCGCCAGAGGCTCAAGCTCCCATGA
- a CDS encoding MOSC domain-containing protein, with the protein MTGKVLSLHLGLGQGLPKPRVEALELLAGIGAKGDRHAGLDPDRAVLVAGVAAYEKARKAGIDLPYGALGENLLLDLDPHTLPPGTQLWVGEALLELSQVCTVCKNLSQFDLRLPKLLYGGRGLYARVLESGVVRVGDPVLVRIPTP; encoded by the coding sequence ATGACGGGAAAGGTGCTCTCCCTCCACCTGGGCTTGGGGCAAGGCCTCCCCAAGCCCCGGGTGGAAGCCTTGGAGCTTTTGGCGGGCATCGGCGCCAAGGGGGACCGCCACGCCGGCCTGGACCCTGACCGGGCGGTCCTGGTGGCGGGGGTCGCCGCCTACGAGAAGGCCCGCAAGGCGGGCATAGACCTCCCCTATGGCGCCCTGGGGGAAAACCTCCTTTTGGACTTGGACCCCCACACCCTGCCCCCAGGCACCCAGCTTTGGGTAGGGGAAGCCCTTCTGGAGCTTTCCCAGGTCTGCACGGTGTGCAAGAACCTTTCCCAGTTCGACCTGCGCCTGCCCAAGCTCCTCTACGGGGGGCGGGGGCTTTACGCCCGGGTGCTGGAAAGCGGGGTGGTGCGGGTGGGGGACCCGGTTCTGGTGCGCATCCCCACCCCTTGA